Proteins encoded together in one Zonotrichia leucophrys gambelii isolate GWCS_2022_RI chromosome 1, RI_Zleu_2.0, whole genome shotgun sequence window:
- the SLC10A2 gene encoding ileal sodium/bile acid cotransporter, with amino-acid sequence MQTNFLSQQFNAGPLAENYTACPANATICDGASCVLAEDNFNQTLSVVLSTVLTIMLALVMFSMGCNVEIKNFLGHIKRPWGIFVGFLCQFGIMPLTAFLLSLAFGILPIQAVVVMIMGCCPGGTASNVIAYWVDGDMDLSISMTTCSTLLAMGMMPLCLFIYTKMWTDADAIVLPYNSIGLSLVALVVPVSVGIFVNHKWPSKAKIILKVGSIVGAVLIVLTAVVGGILYKGSWVITPKLWIIGTIFPAAGYTLGFFLARLAGLSWNRCRTVSLETGMQNTQLCSTIVQLSFTPEQLELMFTFPLIYSIFQLLFAALILGGYRLYRRRHIKTKTDVEKTPQKEDPKSEAKINGGFVSDEIK; translated from the exons ATGCAGACAAACTTTCTTTCCCAGCAATTTAATGCTGGTCCTTTGGCAGAAAACTACACAGCTTGTCCAGCAAATGCTACTATTTGTGATGGCGCCTCTTGTGTGTTGGCAGAAGATAATTTTAATCAAACTTTGAGCGTAGTTTTAAGTACTGTTCTAACGATCATGCTGGCTTTGGTGATGTTCTCCATGGGCTGCAATGTGGAAATCAAGAATTTCTTGGGCCACATAAAAAGACCCTGGGGTATATTTGTGGGTTTCCTTTGCCAGTTTGGAATTATGCCTCTCACAGCCTTCTTGCTCTCTTTGGCCTTCGGCATCCTTCCTATTCAAGCTGTCGTGGTGATGATCATGGGATGCTGTCCAGGGGGCACAGCCTCCAATGTCATTGCCTACTGGGTGGATGGAGACATGGACCTAAG CATCAGCATGACAACTTGCTCCACGCTGCTTGCAATGGGAATGATGCCACTTTGTCTCTTTATTTACACCAAAATGTGGACTGATGCTGATGCAATTGTACTCCCCTATAACAGCATTG gACTTTCTCTGGTAGCTCTTGTAGTTCCTGTTTCAGTGGGAATATTTGTCAACCACAAGTGGCCTAGTAAAGCAAAAATCATACTTAAG GTTGGTTCCATTGTGGGAGCAGTGCTCATCGTGCTCACTGCTGTGGTTGGGGGAATACTCTACAAAGGCTCCTGGGTTATCACACCAAAATTATGGATCATTGGCACCAtatttccagcagctggataTACTTTAGGATTCTTTCTGGCTCGCCTAGCTGGTCTGTCATGGAACAG GTGTCGTACAGTGTCTCTGGAAACAGGCATGCAAAACACCCAGCTATGTTCCACCATAGTACAGCTCTCATTCACTCCTGAACAACTTGAACTCATGTTTACTTTCCCACTCATCTACAGCATTTTCCAGCTGTTGTTTGCAGCACTAATTTTAGGAG GCTACCGTCTTTACAGAAGACGCCACATCAAAACAAAGACAGATGTTGAGAAAACACCGCAAAAAGAGGATCCAAAATCAGAAGCTAAAATAAATGGAGGATTTGTATCAGATGAGATTAAATAG